The genomic region TTGGCATCCGTGACAGAACTACCATTCCCACCGGCTATACCGGCAGAAGTTTCGTCCTCTTGTGCCCCCTGTGTTTCCGCACCCGAATCGACAACAGCCGAGTCGGGCGTCACAGCCTGTTCAGACTGGTCAGCTTGGATATTTTGCGGCTCCGGTATTGTTTCGGATACCGGAGTTTCTTTCCGTTTCACCGTCTTTTGCACACGCTGTTTTTGAGATACGGGTGCTGCGGGAGCAGGCAGCGGAGGACTTTGCATCACAAATTGGGTTTGTCCCGGCGCCGGTACGTCAAACGAAATATGCAAAAATACTGCGGCTATGATAACAAAATGCAAGACAGCGGCTGCCATAAAAACCGCAACGGAGACGATACCGTTAGTTTTGCGGATAATCATGTTTTACCGCCGCATTCCGTATGCCGCTCTTATTCAGCACATCCATTACCGCAACAAATTGTTTAAAAGCTAAGTCTTTATCGCAAGATAAAAACGCCGCGGCATTAGGATTTTCGGCTGTCCGCCTTTTTAAAAACACTTCCAATTCAGCCAGATCATAACGCTGCATCCCGATATACACATCGCCGTCTTTATTCACAATAATTTCAATATTTTTTTCGCGTACCGGCGCACCCGATTCAGCTTCCGGCAGTGCAACTTTCATTACCGGTTTTCCAAAAGTAGAACCGATCATAAAAAAGATAAGCAGAATAAAGACGACATCTATTAATGATGTAATATTAATTTCAGCCTTTCGCCGCTCCGGCTTAAACCGTTTCATTGCAGTGCTCCGTATCTC from Treponema vincentii harbors:
- a CDS encoding TonB family protein → MIIRKTNGIVSVAVFMAAAVLHFVIIAAVFLHISFDVPAPGQTQFVMQSPPLPAPAAPVSQKQRVQKTVKRKETPVSETIPEPQNIQADQSEQAVTPDSAVVDSGAETQGAQEDETSAGIAGGNGSSVTDAKAIILQRIAAKKIYPKAARKHNQEGSVTLSVLVLGSGQLVKADIISPCPYKFLNEAALASVRAAAPFPLGDSAPEQIELTVTLEYRLEG
- a CDS encoding ExbD/TolR family protein codes for the protein MKRFKPERRKAEINITSLIDVVFILLIFFMIGSTFGKPVMKVALPEAESGAPVREKNIEIIVNKDGDVYIGMQRYDLAELEVFLKRRTAENPNAAAFLSCDKDLAFKQFVAVMDVLNKSGIRNAAVKHDYPQN